One Rosa chinensis cultivar Old Blush chromosome 5, RchiOBHm-V2, whole genome shotgun sequence genomic region harbors:
- the LOC112164761 gene encoding putative germin-like protein 2-2 yields the protein MANQIVLLAFVAMTCSLVIAFEPKPLQDFCIADTTSSVIRVNGFPCLDSKLAQADHFSFGGLHMPGNTTNPLGVKITPVNVAQIPGLNTLGISLARIDYAPGGVTPPHTHPRATEILTVVKGKLYVGFVTSNPENKLISKVLKKGDVFVFPIGLVHFQQNLGSGTAISQSSLSSQNPGVITIANSVFGPNPSISDDVLAKAFQVDKSIISSLQAKF from the exons ATGGCAAACCAAATTGTGCTTTTGGCTTTTGTAGCAATGACATGTTCTCTGGTCATTGCTTTCGAGCCTAAACCACTGCAAGATTTCTGCATTGCTGACACTACTAGCTCAG TAATAAGAGTAAATGGGTTCCCTTGCTTGGACTCCAAGCTAGCACAAGCTGACCATTTCTCCTTCGGAGGACTTCACATGCCCGGAAACACCACAAACCCTCTTGGCGTTAAAATTACCCCAGTCAATGTGGCTCAAATTCCAGGACTCAACACCCTTGGCATCTCACTGGCTCGAATTGACTATGCACCAGGTGGTGTTACCCCTCCCCACACTCATCCTCGTGCCACTGAGATTCTGACAGTTGTGAAAGGCAAGCTCTATGTTGGCTTTGTGACCTCCAACCCAGAGAATAAGCTCATCTCAAAGGTCCTCAAGAAGGGTGATGTGTTTGTTTTCCCTATTGGACTAGTTCACTTCCAGCAAAATCTGGGATCTGGAACAGCCATTTCACAGTCTTCTCTGAGCAGCCAAAACCCTGGAGTCATCACTATTGCTAACTCAGTTTTTGGACCCAATCCCTCAATTTCAGATGATGTTCTGGCCAAGGCTTTCCAAGTTGACAAATCCATTATTAGCAGTCTGCAGGCAAAATTTTAG